The sequence below is a genomic window from Nostoc flagelliforme CCNUN1.
TCAGCAACGACAACTAGGTAATATAGAGACTCCCTCACTATCAAGTGAAGCAGTAAAAGTAGATGCGATCGTCTCTACAATTGGCTTTCCTCTGGTGGGTGGCCCGGCTGGTTCAATGGAAGCTGGCCGTCAAATAGAAGTAGCAAAACGCATCCTCACTGCCAAAAATGTACCTTATATTGTTGCTGCACCACTATTAATTCAAGATATTTCCTCGTGGACGCGCCAAGGTGTCGGCGGATTGCGAAGTGTGGTGTTGTATGCTTTACCAGAATTAGATGGGGCTATTGATACTGTTCCCCTTGGTGGTTTGGTGGGTGAAAATATTTATCTGGTTCCCGAACGGGTGCAGCGATTAATTGGTAGGGTAAAAACTTGGGTGGCTTTGCGGCAAAAACCTGCATCGGAACGCAAGATTGCCATCATTTTATATGGTTTTCCCCCAGGTTATGGTGCTGTGGGTACAGCTGCATTATTAAATGTACCGCGTAGTTTGCTGAAGTTTCTCCACGCACTCAAAGAACAAGGTTATACCGTCGGGGATTTACCGGAAGATGGGGAAGAATTGATTCGCTGGGTGAAAGAGGCGGATGAAATTGATGATACAAAAAATATTCCCGCGTCCGTTAGCGCCCGTACCCTAGAAAAATGGTTGGGATATCTGCAAACTTCCCGCATTGAAAAACAATGGAAATCTCTCACGGGAACTGGAATTAAAACTTATGGCGATGATTTTCAGATTGGTGGTGTGCAATTAGGAAATGTGTGGATAGGTGTACAACCACCTTTGGGGATACAAGGCGACCCGATGCGTTTAATGTTTGAACGAGATTTAACGCCCCATCCCCAATATGCAGCTTATTATAAATGGCTGCAAAATGAGTTTGAAGCTGATGCTATAGTTCACTTTGGGATGCATGGGACGGTGGAATGGTTGCCTGGTTCTCCGTTGGGGAATACGGGTTATTCTTGGTCGGATATTCTGTTAGGAAATTTGCCTAATCTATATATATATGCGGCGAATAATCCCTCTGAATCGATGTTGGCGAAACGTCGCGGTTATGGTGTGTTAATTTCTCATAATGTACCGCCTTATGGGCGTGCAGGTTTGTATAAGGAATTGGTGGCGTTGCGCGATTTGATTGCGGAGTATCGTGAAGATCCGCAAAAGAATTATGTTTTGAAGGAAGGGATTTGTAAGAAAATTGTGGACTCTGGGTTGGATGCAGATTGTCCGTTTGAGGATGCGAGGAAGTTGGGGATTGCGTTTACGCCGGAGAATGTTCGGATGTTTAGCGGTCATGCTTTTGATGATTATTTGGTGGAGTTGTATGAATATTTGCAGGTTTTAGAAAATCGGTTGTTTTCTTCTGGGTTGCATACTTTGGGGGAAGCGCCGAATGAGGAGGAGTTGGGGTCTTATTTGGAGGCTTATTTTGGGGGGGAAGAGGAAGAAAACGAACCGCAAAGGCGCAAAGGACGCAAAGAAGAAAGAGAAGAGGAGGAAAGACTAATAAGGGATTTGTTGATGCAATCTACGGATGAGTTAACGAATTTGTTAAGGGGGTTGAATGGGGAATATATTCCGCCTGCGCCTGGTGGGGATTTATTAAGGGATGGGGCTGGTGTTTTGCCGACTGGGAGAAATATTCATGCTTTAGATCCTTATCGGATGCCTTCGCCTGCGGCGTATGAACGGGGACGAGAAATTGCTCAAAAAATTATCGCCCAGCATTTGGATGAATATGGGAGGTATCCGGAAACGGTGGCGGTGATGTTATGGGGATTGGATGCGATTAAAACTAAGGGGGAATCTTTGGGGATTCTTTTGGAATTGGTGGGGGCTGAACCTGTTAAGGAAGGAACTGGTAGAATTGTTCGTTATGAGTTGAAGCCTTTGGCTGAGGTTGGACATCCCCGCATTGATGTGTTGGGTAATTTGTCTGGAATTTTTCGAGATAGTTTTGTAAATATCATCGAATTATTAGATGATTTATTTCAACGGGCGGCTGATGCTGATGAACCGGACGATCGAAATTTTATTAGAAGACACGCTTTGGCTTTAAAAGCCCAAGGTGTGGAAAATGCATCGGCGAGATTGTTTTCTAATCCGGCGGGTGATTTTGGTTCTTTGGTAAATGATAGAGTGGTTGATGGTAACTGGGAATCTGGCGAGGAGTTAGGCAATACTTGGCAAAGTCGCAATGTATTCAGCTACGGGAGAGAAGATAAAGGTCAAGCTAGACCGGAAGTGTTGAATACGTTGTTAAAAACTAGCGATCGCATTGTTCAAGAAATCGATTCGGTAGAATATGGTTTAACTGATATTCAAGAATATTACGCCAATACTGGCGGTTTGAAAAGAGCGGCAGAAAAACAAGGCGGTAAGAAGGTTACAACCAGCTTTGTAGAAAGTTTCTCGAAGGATACTACACCCCGCAATTTAGATGATTTGCTGCGAATGGAGTACCGCACTAAGTTGGTAAACCCCAAATGGGCGCAAGCTATGGCAAATCAAGGTTCTGGTGGTGCTTTTGAAATTTCCCAACGGATGACGGCGTTGATTGGTTGGGGTGGTACTGCCGATTTTACCGATGATTGGGTTTATGACCAAGCGGCTGATACTTATGCATTAGATGCAGAGATGGCGGATAAATTACGTAAGGCAAATCCTGAAGCTTTTCGCAATATTTTAGGGAGAATGTTGGAAGCGCATGGGCGGGGTTTCTGGGAAGCTGATGGTGATAAGTTAGATAAGTTGAGGCAATTATATGAGTTGACAGATGAAGAGTTGGAGGGTGTGACGGTTTAGAAAGTAGATGCGTTAAAAGTTCAAATAAAGACACTAAGGATTAATAAAAATTATGGAAAATTCTTTTACTGCTGTATACGAAAAGTTAGATGACTGGTATATCGGCTACGTTCAAGAGTTACCTGGTGCAAATGTCCAAGAGAGAACTCTGGAAGAAGCTAGAGAAAGCCTACGGGAAGCGATAGAGTTAATTCTAATCTCAAATCGGGAACTTGCAGAGCAGCAACTTTCCGGTAAAGATGTCGTCCGTGAAGAGATTAATGTCAAATTATAGTGAAAAGACGTGAATTGATTCGTCATTTGGAAAAGAACGGCTGTTTGTTTCTTCGAGAGGGCGGAAGGCATACGATATATTACAATCCATCAAACAACAGAACCTCGGCAGTTCCAAGACATACTGAGATTGTTGATATTCTAGCTATCAAGATTTGCAAAGATTTGGAGATTTCCCCACCTTAGTACAGCACGGCGTAAATGAAGCTACCATTTTAAACAAGCAAAAGCGATGTCTAGCTACGCCTACGCTCTTACGCTTGAGGCTGTGAAAATTTAAACCTTTGCAGCTAAGATTACTTCATGTATAAGAAAGGCTTAAGTTTTTCTTGCAAATGTATAAGCCGTTGCTGCAAACGCTTAATACTTTGCAACAAATGCTTTTCCATGTATAAGAAAGGCTTAAGTTTTTCTTGCAAATGTATAAGTAGTTGCTGCAATTGTTTAATGCTTTGCAACAAATGTTCTTCCATGTATAAGAAAGGCTTAAATCATTGCAGCAATTGTTGTAACGAACTTATGAATCTATTTAGTACCTGGAATAAAATATATAGCGCTTCTCATTTGTGTGAGGTACACCCGTAAGGGCACTGCCGTGCCCCTACACCCCGCAATATATCCCTCTTTTGTCACTTTCCGTGAGGGCGATCGCTAGAAGCCTCATGAGGCAATGAATACAAGCTATACTATTAGAAAAAAATCGGTCTTGTATTTGTTATTAGGAAATAATCGCGCGATCGCAGGCTATACAAAAGCTCTAGAATTCAGAAATGGCAAAAGTTTTCGGAGAGTGACAGAAGAGGGATATAGCGGTTCTCGTTTAGGTGAGGTACACCCGTAGGGGCACGGCATGTTCCCTACACCTTGCGTATAATGTTGTACTGCGTCTGAGTGGGAACCGCTATATTCTAAGTGAAATTAACTAAACCTTTAGAGATGCGATCGCAACTGATTTGCTATATTTTCCCATGACAATCAAAAAATAATGGTATAAAACAGTACTATCAACCTAGTAGCAGAGATGCATTATGGCACGTCGTAAAAGAAATTCCAGCGTTTTAGAACGAGCCGATCGCCGGATTGAAAGTTTACAATCTATCAGTATAGAACTTGACTTTGGCCAAGGATTGACTATACAAGCGTACACCGTGACAATTAACGATCTCCGGTCTAAGCTTGCTGCCTACAACACTGCATTATCTACCATTGACAAACTCACAGATGACGTGAATAACGCAGAAAAGGCTGTAATAGCGATATCAGAAAAAATGTTACTAGGAGTTGGCAGCCGTTACGGTAAAACCAGCCCAGAATACGAGATGGCGGGTGGTGCTAGACGAGGTAATACCAAGAAGAAGCAAAGCGTACTAAGCAATTCCAAACCCACCAATTCTTTAGCAGCCGATTCTGTGAAGCTTTCTTCTGCAAATGGATCTATGAATGGGGTGTCGGGTGCGATCGTGAGTTGAGTAAAATCCAATAGGGTTTAGTCATATTGTCGGTAGCAAAACGTTATCGATCCCCCCAACCTAGGGTGTTGACTTTGAGTGTTTTGAGGCAATTTCTCGGAAAATTATCTGTGCTACTTTTATTTGTGGGAAAGCGGCTGTTTCAGCCGCTTTCCCACAAAAATACGCGACACATTTTTTGCATGAAGTCTTATGCGGTAAAGTGTTCAGAGTCAACACCCTACCCCCAACCCCTTTCAAGGGTAGGTTTTTTAGAATGTCGAAAATAGTTGAGAAAATTCTCAAGTGTTTAACGTAGTTTGGTCGTTTC
It includes:
- a CDS encoding type II toxin-antitoxin system HicB family antitoxin, which encodes MENSFTAVYEKLDDWYIGYVQELPGANVQERTLEEARESLREAIELILISNRELAEQQLSGKDVVREEINVKL
- the bchH gene encoding magnesium chelatase subunit H; translation: MKRIVLVAGFESFNADLYRKAAFLANSRCPELDIRVFSDRDLTSKRTEVEAALDGADVFFGSLLFDYDQVVWLRDRIAQIPIRLVFESALELMSLTKLGDFAIGDKPKGMPKPVKFILDKFSNGREEDKLAGYISFLKIGPKLLKYVPVQKVQDLRNWLIIYGYWNAGGPENVASLFWTLAEKYLNLKVGDIPPLIETPNIGLLHPDYQGFFESPKAYLEWYQKKGMGNREWGIGNMTNSHSLVVGILLYRKHVITKQPYIPQLIRSFEKAGLTPLPIFINGVEGHVAVRDLMTTDYEIQQRQLGNIETPSLSSEAVKVDAIVSTIGFPLVGGPAGSMEAGRQIEVAKRILTAKNVPYIVAAPLLIQDISSWTRQGVGGLRSVVLYALPELDGAIDTVPLGGLVGENIYLVPERVQRLIGRVKTWVALRQKPASERKIAIILYGFPPGYGAVGTAALLNVPRSLLKFLHALKEQGYTVGDLPEDGEELIRWVKEADEIDDTKNIPASVSARTLEKWLGYLQTSRIEKQWKSLTGTGIKTYGDDFQIGGVQLGNVWIGVQPPLGIQGDPMRLMFERDLTPHPQYAAYYKWLQNEFEADAIVHFGMHGTVEWLPGSPLGNTGYSWSDILLGNLPNLYIYAANNPSESMLAKRRGYGVLISHNVPPYGRAGLYKELVALRDLIAEYREDPQKNYVLKEGICKKIVDSGLDADCPFEDARKLGIAFTPENVRMFSGHAFDDYLVELYEYLQVLENRLFSSGLHTLGEAPNEEELGSYLEAYFGGEEEENEPQRRKGRKEEREEEERLIRDLLMQSTDELTNLLRGLNGEYIPPAPGGDLLRDGAGVLPTGRNIHALDPYRMPSPAAYERGREIAQKIIAQHLDEYGRYPETVAVMLWGLDAIKTKGESLGILLELVGAEPVKEGTGRIVRYELKPLAEVGHPRIDVLGNLSGIFRDSFVNIIELLDDLFQRAADADEPDDRNFIRRHALALKAQGVENASARLFSNPAGDFGSLVNDRVVDGNWESGEELGNTWQSRNVFSYGREDKGQARPEVLNTLLKTSDRIVQEIDSVEYGLTDIQEYYANTGGLKRAAEKQGGKKVTTSFVESFSKDTTPRNLDDLLRMEYRTKLVNPKWAQAMANQGSGGAFEISQRMTALIGWGGTADFTDDWVYDQAADTYALDAEMADKLRKANPEAFRNILGRMLEAHGRGFWEADGDKLDKLRQLYELTDEELEGVTV
- a CDS encoding type II toxin-antitoxin system HicA family toxin; translated protein: MKRRELIRHLEKNGCLFLREGGRHTIYYNPSNNRTSAVPRHTEIVDILAIKICKDLEISPP